In Cystobacter fuscus DSM 2262, the DNA window CCCGTCGACGAGCTTCAGCGAGGCGTAGGCGTCCTTGAGTCCGTCCGTGACGTCGAACTCCACCACGGCCTTCAGGCGCTTCTTCCATTGATAGGTGAATTCCAGACGCGCGGAGGGAATGGACAGGATGCCCTTGAGCACCTTGTCCTCCTTGGCGCTGACGGCCTCGCGCGCGCGCAGCCGACCACCGATCTCCACCGAGCCGAAGGCGGAGGGCAGCACGAGGCCCGCCTCGGTGTTGCCGCTGGGGGGAGGGCTGGCGTCGGACGGGCCCTGCTGTTGATCCGAGTCCTGGGCCCGGGCGGAGGACACCAGGAGCAGCGTGGCGAGGACGAGCCACCGCGCGGGAGGAAAGGCTGACTTCATGGCAGGTCCATCTCCGCGTCCAGGCGCCAGCGCATGCCTTGTTCGAACTTCGAGTCCTGGGTCTCGAAAACCTCCAGGTTTCGCAGACAGTCGCGCAGCCACGGCGGGCTGTTCGCCCGCCACTTCACCTCCAGCAGGATGGCGGGAGCGTGACGGATGAGCCGCTCGGGCATGGCGGGCGCGCCCGGGCCGGTGGGCCGGGGCGGGAAGGCGAACACGAGATCCTCGTCCACGGTGAATCGCACGCTGGCGTCGGCGTTCGCGTAGGTGCCGCGCCGGTACCAGGCCGTCACCCAGGGGCGGACGGGGCCATGGGGACTGTCGCACAGCAGCCGGGCCGCTGCGCTGTCCTCGTCGAGGGACCCGCCCGCCAGCAGGGCCACCGCTTCGCGCGGGGACACGGGGAGGCGGACCTTGGTGCGCCGCTGACCCGTGTTGGTCTTCATCTCCAGGAAGCGCGTGCCGGTGAGCACGGGAGGCTCGGACAGGGAGGCACTTCCCGCGTACTCCCGGAGCCGCAGCCGCTGCGTATGTCCATGGCGGCAGGAGTCCAGGAAGCGCAAGTCCTCGGTGTCGAAGTAGGTCGTCCGCGTGAAGGCGAATGGCAGGCGGGCGTCATACACACAGGGTTGGGTCCAGGGGCGGGTGGCCCGCATGAAGTCATCCAGCGCCGCGCGGGAGGGCAGGAAGCGCCGCTCATGGTCCTGCTGCGACGCGAGGGGGGGGGAGGGGAGGGGAGGACTCATGCGGGCCACCGCGCTCATGGGTTGGCTCCCAGGGCCGTCTGGACCTCACCCTGGCGCCGGGCGGCGAAGCTCAGCAGCCCATTGGTGCCACTGAACGCGTCGATGAACGCCTGGGGCGAGCTCAGGAAGGTGTAGCCCGGCTGTTCGGCGTTCTCGCCCACCACCCAGGGGGTGATGAGTTCATGCGCCGCGCGCAAGCGGGCCTGGAACGACTCCGGCGCCATCACCCCGTTCGCGGCCTCCAGCGCGTACTTCGTGTAGTCGGCCTTGTAGGTGGGGTCGTCGAGCAGGTAGCGGATGAGCGGCCAGGTGGCGTCGGTGGTGTCGTACGTCAGGGACGTGGAGCGGCCCATGCTCTCGCCCATGGAGCGATCATGGTCCCAGGTGATCCAATGCAGCCGGCCGTTCTCCTGGGAGTGGGCGTAGAGATAGTAGTTGTGGGACATGGCGCCGTAGGCGTCCCAGTTCTGGACCACGGTGTTGACCGCGAGCCACTTGAGGAAGCCCTGCACGTTCAGCTTCTGCTCGAGGCGCGCGCGCCAGGCGGCCGCGTCGCTCCGGTCCGAATGGAGGGCGTTGATGGCTTCCTGCACGGGAGTCCAGCCAATCTCCTCGTTGGCCTGGATGTCGAAGGACGCCTCGTCGAAGGTGCCCCAGCGGGCGCCGGTGCCATCGGCCTCGTAGAGCGCGCCCTTGTGTTCCCCGAAGTAGCCGTCGAGCAGCGAGTTGTTGTCGATGTCCTCGTCGAGCGTGTAGAGGCCCCAGTACTGGGAGCCCTCGCCATGGTCCACGTACAGGGCGACGAAGGCGGTGCGGGGGGCGGGCACACCGGACTCGCGGAAGAGGTCCGAGGCGATCTTGTCGCGCATGAGTGACGCGTCGGCCGCGCCATTGCCCAGCGACAGCGTCTTGAAGCCGTAGAAGCGCTGATCCTGCGTCTCGGGATGCTCATCCTCGAACTTGTCGAAGCTCAGACGCAGCGGCAGCTTGGACACACCACTGCGCCAGGTCTGTGACAGCGAGGAATTGCCCTTCATGCGCACGCCGATGTAGGGCCAGGTCTTGCCCTCGAACTTGAAGGTCGCGGGCACGTAGACGGGCGTGTTGGGGAGGATGTCCCCGCCACCACCCCCCGGCGGAGCACCACCGCCACCGGACCGCGGCCTGCAGAGGAGCTGCGCGCCTCCCGGACCCTGCGCGCAGGTACTGGTGAAGGTGTTTCCCTGGAAGGTGGCGGTGCAGGCATCTCCCGCGGCCTTGTCCACGCACGGCTCGGTGAGCTCCGCGGGTATCGCGCCTCCCGGGCTGCCGCCACCCGGGCCTCCACCGCCCCCTCCCGGGCCCATGCCGCCACCCGCGCCGAACTCGCCCGCCATGGCGGTCATGTCGTCCTGCATGGTCTGCCAGTCCGTGGGGGCGATGATGAGGTCGAACCTCTTCACCTGCTCCTGGGGAAAGACGACGGCATAGGCGGGAGCGGCGTTCTTGCCGTGAGACTCCTCGCTCCATCCTTCGATGGTTTCGCTGCCCCCTCCACACGCGGAGGTGAAGGCGACGACGACGGTGGCGAGTGCTCCAAGGCGCGGACTTCGGTGCATGAGGGTCCTCTCGGAAGGAAACGGGGGTTCCTTCGCCAGGGCGGGGCGGTGGGCCGGCCATGGCGTTGCGAGTGGGCACCCTGGAGCGTGCTGGTGACCTCTTCTTTACGCTTTTGTGACGAAATATTTTCGAAATGGGGGGTTGACGCCCGCCGGATGAGCCTGCTCAAGGACTCTCGGGACGGAGAACCGAGCAGGCGCGCCTATCGCGCGGAGTCTGGCGAAGATGACTCGCTCAAATGGTCCTTCATGGCGCCATGGGAGTGACGGTGTTGGACGCCCAGAGCGGGCTGCCCGCCGAGTCGTAGATCACGAGGTTTCCATCGTTCTGCAGATAGAACATGGCGCCCCCCTGGCCAGCGGTGCGGGTCTGCCACAGGACCTGACCGGCCGAATCGTATTCAACGAGGTTTCCATCTTGTTGGAACAACACTTCCGCCGCCGTGCTTCCTACCGTGCCCGTGGCGAAGAGGGGTGTGGAGCCATGGTACAAAACCAGATTGCCATCGTTCTGCAACGTCAGTGAGAAACGACCATCGCAAGACACCAGGCTCTGTCCTCGCGTCAAGCCCTGGCCCGGGGACAGGGCTCCGCATTCCGAGGGAGGCTGCACCGGGGGCAGAGGCGTGGAGGGCGGCGCGGTGAAGAGGCCGAGGTCGACTGCATGGGCGATGGCCGCCAGTCCAGCGACGTTCGGATGCAGGTGGTCTCCGGTGTCGAATGCCGGCAAGAACCAGGTGGGCTTCGCCGGGTCATGCGTGGCCGTGTCCTGGTCGATCACCGCGTCACAGCCGCTCGCTGCGCTGCGCACGAATCCGTTGAACTGCTGGCGGGCCTGCTCCTGGCTGGACGTCCATCCCGTGGTGCCTTCATACGGCGTCAGCGTCGAGCAGAAGAACTTGATCTGGTTCTGATGGGCCTTGGCGATGAGGCGCTTGAGCACATCGATGAGCTGCGTGGCCGTCGGCTGCGGCGACGCCATCAGATCGTTGATGGGATCGTCGGAATAGATGACCCAACGGACGCCCGGTTGAGCCAGCACGTCGGAGTCGAACCGGTGCTCGGCGCTCAACCCGGCTCCATCGGCCAGGCTGCGGTTGCCGCTGATGCCTTGATTGAGAACGCCGACTTGAATGCCTTGTTGCAGCAGGCGTTTCGCCAGGACGTTGGGCCAGCGGTCATTGCCATTGAAATTGCTGCCCACGCCATCGGTGATCGACGCGCCCAGGGTGACCACGCTGCCCAATGCCTGGGGGTTCTGCACGTCCAGGTTGGTGAGGAAGTAGTAGCTGCCGGTGGTACCCACGCTGCTCAGGTTCACGCTGCTTCCCACATCACCAGGGGCGATGTAGTTGGTCTGCTGGCCCGTCTGGTGCGCCGTGGCCGGGCCCGTCGCACCGGGCAGGTACATGCTGATGGCCACATCTCCAAACGCTGGCACCTGGAACTGGATCGGATCGCTGGTCAGCCTGGTCCCGACTGGGAGCGTGATTTGCGTGCTCCCGCCGAAGGTGATGGCGCGATCGGTCCCGGACACGATCGACGAACCATTGCCCCGGAGCGCGATGCGCACGTTGGCGATCCGCAACGGCTGCGAGCCGAACTGGTTGGACACTTCCACTCGCACGACCGACCCGCCAATGCTGGTGCGCACGATCTGGCGCAGTGTCTGCGCATTGAAGGTGTCACCGCTTGCCTGTGGAGACGCGGCCCAGGTTCCCACCCACCCGTCGATCACCGCCGCTTTTTCGTGTCCAACGGCCTGGCCGCTGTGTACGGCACAGGCCATCACCAGCGTGGTCTTGGCGAACTGGCGGAACCAAGATGGAAAATGATTCTTGTTCATTCTGTTCTCCATTTGTCAGCGGCTGAATAAAGGGTCAGCCGAGGCGGCCTCCTGCCTCTGTACCTCATGATGAGTAATGACAACAGAACCAACTCCTTCCTCTCAGTGGCTGAGAATTCCTCCGGGCTCGGCCTCATCTACGAGAATGAGAAGCAGGGTGATTGTAATGATACGGTGGAGTGGGCTCGGAGAGGGAGGGGACTGTGAGGGGGTGGGAATCTGATTGACTTCTCGGTTCATCTATTGGGGAATTCAAGTAAAACCAGTTGAGTCAGGAGTCGCGGAATGCGAATCAGCGCGCCGTGGTGGATGAGCAGGTTGTTGGCGGTCTGGCTCGGAGTCTTGTTGGGGGGTGGTTGTGGCCAGCCGGGTGGCATCTCTGAAGAGCCGGAGGTGCGGGACTCTTCTCTGCTGGGTTCGTGGGCACGAGCTCGCGTCGCGGCGGGAATGCATCACTCCCTGGTCGTGCGCCTGGATGGAACGGTCTGGGCGGCGGGTGACAACTCGGACGGCCAATTGGGGGATGGGACCACAGTTTCTCGCCACGTGCCGGTGCGAGTCCACGGATTGAGAGGGGTTGCGGCCGTGGCCGCGGGCACCGATCACTCGCTGGCACTGCGCCATGATGGCACCGTGTGGGCCTGGGGTGGCAATGCCTTGGGCCAGTTGGGAGACGGCTCCTCGGACAGTCACTCCGAGCCGGTGCGGGTGCGAGGGCTGAGCGGAGTGGTGGCCGTCTCCGCGGGCGAGGGCCATTCACTGGCACTGCACCGGGACGGCACCGTGTGGGCCTGGGGCGACAATGCCTTGGGCCAATTGGGAGATGGGACCTCGGACAGCCACTCCGAGCCGGTGCGGGTGCCAGGGTTGAGCGGAGTGGTGGCCGTGTCGGCGGGTGACAACCACTCGCTGGCGCTGCGCTCCGATGGCTCCGTGTGGGCCTGGGGCGACAACAACTCCGACCAACTGGGCGGGGCCCCTGGTGCGCAGAGCTATTCCGTGCCATGGCGGTTGGAAGACCTGAGTGAGGTGGTGGCCGTGGCCGCGGGCGGTAATCACTCCCTGGCGGTGCGCGCCGACGGCACCGTGTGGGCCTGGGGCGACAACTTCGCCGGCCAGTTGGGAGACGGAAACATCCTGACCACCCGCTGGCTGCCGAAGCAGGTCCAGGGATTGAGCGGGGTGGTGGCCGCGTCCGCGGGCTGGGCCCACTCGATGGTGGCGCTCTCCGATGGCAGCGTGTGGGCCTGGGGCAACAACACCTCCGGTCAGCTAGGCAATGGCATCTCGGTGGGATACGGCGCCCTGCCGGAACAGGTGCAGGGCCTGCGTGGGGTGATGGCCGTGGCGGCTGGCGGTCTCTACTCGCTGGCGCTGCGCTCCGACGGCACCCTCTGGGCCTGGGGCTCCAACGACCATGGCCAGCGGGGAGATGGTTCCACGGTCTATCTCTCCTCGTCGGTGCGGGTGCGATGGCTGAGCGGGGTGGTGGCCATGGCCGCGGGCTCCGCTCATTCCCTGGCGGTGCGTTCAGATGGCACCCTCTGGGCCTGGGGGGCCAACTACTACGGCCAGCTCGGGGATGGGACCCGGAAGGATCACGACACGCCGAAGCGGGTGCAGGGGCTGAGCAGGGTGGTGGCCGTGGCCGCGGGAGATGGTCATTCGATCGCGCTGTGCGCCGACGGCACCGTGTGGACCTGGGGCTACAACCATGACGGTCAGCTGGCGCATGGCTCCACGAACGACAGCCCCGTGCCGCTGCATGTGCGAGAGCTGAGCGGGGTGGTGGCCGTGGCCGCGGGCGCGCTGCACTCGCTGGCGGTGCTCTCCGACGGCTCCGTGTGGGCCTGGGGTTACAACAGACAGGGTCAGCTGGGGGATGGCAGCCTGAGCAGCAGTGCCGAGCCGGTGCGGGTACAGGGGCTGAGCGGGGTGGCCGCCGTGTCCGCTGGCCTCAACCACTCGCTGGCGAGGGGCACCGATGGCGGCGTGTGGGCCTGGGGCGGCAACTCCTTCGGCCAGTTGGGAGAGGGCACCACGAGCAACGCCCTGGTGCCGGTGCGGGTGCGGGGGTTGAGCGGGGTGGAGACGATTTCCGCTGGCTTCAACCACTCGCTGGCGAGGGCCTCCGATGGTGGCCTGTGGGCCTGGGGCGGCAACTACACCGGTCAACTGGGTGATGGGACCACGAGCAACAGTTCCGTGCCGGTACGGGTGCAGGGGCTGAGCGGCGTGGCGGCCGTGTTCGCTGGCCTCAACCACTCGCTGGCGGTGCGCACCGACGGTTCCGTGTGGGCCTGGGGCATCAACTCTTTCGGCCAGTTGGGGGAAGGGACCACGAACACCAGCTTCGCGCCGGTACGGGTGCAGGGGCTGAGTGGGATGGAGACGGTGGCCGCTGGTTCTCTTCACTCGCTGTCCGTGGGCTCCGACGGCTCCATGTGGTCCTGGGGGAACAACCACCACGGCCAGCTGGGCCATGGGCTTCCCGGAAGATCACCCACCCCTGTTCGCTCCCTGCTGTATTGAGGGGCGGTGGTCGGTTTCCAGGTGCTGGTGAAGGTGGTCCCCTGGAGGAGTCCGGGGGCTGGGACGTCCGTGGATTCGCTTGACCCCCTATCTTGCGACCGATAGGTAAGGCCCCGCCCGACGAACCGAGGAGGCGCGGCGGGATGAGTCGGTCTGGAGGGGGCGCGGCCGTTTCGCCGCCAAGGGCCTTGGGTTCGTGGCCTTCCCGTCTGACCGCGAGTATCCGCGTGGCCGGTACGCCTTGGCTTGGTTCACCACCCTTGTCCGTTGCCCAGGTCCTGGCCCGTCCAGGAACGCTCCATGCACTTCGATCGAAACCGGACTTCCTTCCTCTCCACCCTCGCTCTCTTGTCCGCTCTCGGGGCCGGGGCCTGCAAGTCCCCTGAAGCGCCCCCACCGGCCGCTCCCCCGGCCGTGGAGGTGGGTACGATCACGGTGCGGCCCTCGACCATTCCGGTGCTCGATGAGCTGCCGGGGCGCATCGCTCCGACACGGGTCGCCGAGGTGCGTCCGCGTGTGTCCGGCATCATCGTCGAGCGCGTCTTCCGGCAGGGGGGCAGCGTGAAGGCGGGGGACGTGCTCTTCAAGATCGACTCCTCGCTGTTCGAGGTCGAGCGCGCGAGCGCCAGGGCCGTGCTGGTCAAGGCCGAGGCCACGGCCGCCGAGGCGCGCCAGCAGGGAGAGCGGGGCGAGAAGCTCATGGCCAGCGGTGTCATCACCCAGGAGCAGCACGAGGCGCTCCGGGCGGCGCTCCAGCGGGCCGAGGCCGATGTCGCCGTGGCCCGGGCGGCGGTGCGCCGCGCGGAAATCAACCTGGACTACACGACGATCCGCGCGCCCATCAGCGGGAGGATCGGCCGGGCCCTGGTGACGGAAGGCGCCCTGGTGAGCCAGGGAGATCCCACGGCGCTCGCGGTCATCCAGCAGCTCGATCCCATCTACGCGGACTTCACCCAGCCCGCGATGGAGCTCCACCGTCTGCGCCAGGCGTTCAAGGACGGGCGCATCCAGGGCGTCACCCCCGAGCAGGCCAACGTCCGGCTGGTGCTCGATGATGGCTCCCTCTACTCGACGCCGGGCAAGCTGCTCTTCTCGGACGTGACGGTGGATCCCGGCAGCGGCCAGTTGACGCTGCGGGGCGAGTTCCCCAATCCGGACGCCGAGCTTCTTCCGGGCATGTACGTGCGGGGACAGGTCGAGCAGGGCTCGCTGAGCGAGGCGCTCGCCGTGCCCCAGCAGGCCATCCAGCGGGACAACGCGGGCAAGTCCCAGGTCTTCGTGGTCGCGTCCAATGGCACCGCCGAGGTGCGCCCGGTGCGCACCTCCCGCGTCTACCAGAACCATGCGGTGATCCAGCAGGGCCTCAAGGCGGGTGATCAGGTCATCGTCGAGGGCTTCCAGAAGATCGCCGCGGGCGCACCGGTCAAGCCGGTGGCCTGGACCGCGCCTGGAACCGACGTCACTCCCTCCCAGACTCGATAGGGCCCACCGCCATGCCTCGTTTCTTCATCGACAGGCCCATCTTCGCCTGGGTCATCGCGCTGTTCATCATCATGGCGGGCGTGCTCGCCATCCCCAACCTGCCGGTGGCGCAGTACCCCAGCGTGGCGCCGCCGCAGATCACCATCGCGACCTTCTATCCGGGCGCGTCTCCCGAGGATCTCTACCAGAGCGTCACGCGCATCATCGAGGAGGAGCTCAACGGCACGAAGTCGTTGCTCTATTTCGAGTCGAGCAGTGACGCGACGGGGGCGGTCTCCATCACCGCGACGTTCGCGCCGGGGACGGATCCCGCCCTGGCCGCCGTCGATCTCCAGAACCGGGTCAAGCGGGTCGAGCCGAGACTGCCGCTCGCCGTGTCGCAGCAGGGCTTGCAGATCGAGGAAGCGGGCAGTGGCTTCCTCCTGATGGTGACGTTGCGCTCCACCGACGGCTCCTTCGACGAGATCGGCCTCGGGGATTACCTCTCGCGCAACGTGCTCAATGAATTGCGGCGCATTCCGGGCGTGGGCCGGGCGCAGCTCTTCTCCTTCGAGCGCGCCATGCGCATCTGGGTGGATCCGAACAAGCTGCAGGGTCTGGGCCTGTCCTCCCAGGACGTGACGAACGCCATCCGCTCGCAGAACGCCCAGGTGGCGGCGGGCTCGCTCGGCTCGCAACCCGGACCGGTCACCCAGCAAGTCACCGCCACCGTGCTGGTGAAGGGCCAGTTGACCTCGCCGGAGGAGTTCGGCGCGATCGTGCTGCGCGCGAACGCGGATGGTTCCTCCGTGCGCCTGCGGGACGTGGCCCGCGTGGAGCTGGGTGGGCAGAGCTATGCCATCTCCTCGCGGCTCAATGGCCAGCCGAGCGCGGCCATCGGTGTCCAGTTGTCCCCCACGGGCAATGCGCTCGCCACCTCGACGGCGATCCGCGCGAAGATGGAGGAACTGTCCCGGTTCTTCCCCAAGGGCGTCGAGTACGACATTCCCTATGACACGGCCCCGTTCGTGGGCGTGTCGATCAAGAAGGTCCTCGTGACGCTCGTCGAGGCGGTGCTCCTGGTCTTCCTGGTGATGTTCCTGTTCCTCCAGAACATCCGCTACACGATCATTCCCACGATCATCGTCCCCATCGCCCTGCTCGGCACCTGCGCGGTGATGTTCGCGATGGGCTTCTCCATCAACGTGCTGACCATGTTCGCCATGGTGCTCGCGATCGGCATCCTCGTGGACGACGCCATCGTGGTCATCGAGAACGTGGAGCGCATCATGAGCGAGGAGGGGCTGTCCCCGCACGAGGCCACGCAGAAGGCCATGCAGCAGATCACCGGGGCCGTCATCGGCATCACGCTCGTGCTCAGCGCCGTCTTCGTGCCCATGGCCTTCTTTCCCGGCTCCGTCGGCGTCATCTACAAGCAGTTCTCGCTGACGATGGTGGTGTCCATCCTGTTCTCGGCGCTGCTCGCGCTGTCGCTGACGCCGGCGCTCTGCGCGACCTTCCTGAAGCCCGTCGCCAAGGGACACTCGCACGCGCGCACGGGGTTTTTCGGCTGGTTCAACCGGGGCTTCGAGCGCACGTCCCTCGCCTATCGTGGACTGGTGGGCCGCACCCTGCATCGCGCGGGCCGGTTCATGCTCGTCTACGTCGCGGTGTTCGCGGCGCTCGGCTGGTTGTTCGTCCAGCTCCCCTCGTCCTTCATCCCGAGCGAGGACCAGGGCTTCATCATCCTCGGGGTGCAGGCGCCGCCGGAGGCCACGGTCAACCGGACGTTGGACGTGGTGGTGCAGATGGAGAAGTCGCTGCTGGCCGAGCCGGGGGTGGACCGGGTCGTGGCCATCCTGGGCTTCAGCTTCTTCGGCCAGGGTCAGAACGCGGCCTTGAGCTTCGCGACGCTGAAGCCCTGGGAGCAGCGGGGAGCCGAGGACAGCGCGGAGGCCATCGCCGGGCGGATGAACGGGGCGCTGTCGGCGGTGCGGGATGCGTTCGTCTTCGCGCTCTCTCCTCCGCCCATCGAGGGCCTGGGAACGTCGGGCGGCTTCTCCTTCCGCCTGGAGGATCGGGGAGGCATGGGTCAGGAGGCGCTCGCCGCCGCGAGGGACCAACTCCTGGCGGCCGCCGCCCAGAGTCCCGTCCTCTCCGGGGTGATGTTCGAGGGTCTGGCGAACGCGCCACAGGTGGAATTGCGCATCGATCGCGAGAAGGCCAGCGCGCTCGGGCTCACGTTCGGGGATATCAATGAAACCCTCTCCACCAACCTGGGCTCGGCCTACTCCAATGACTTTCCCAACAGCGGCCGGATGCAGCGGGTGATCGTCCAGGCGGAGGGAAGCCGGCGCATGCAGCCGGAGGATCTCCTCGCGCTCAACGTGCGCAATCGCCAGGGCACCTCGGTGCCCCTGTCCGCCTTCGCCACGGTGGACTGGCGGGTGGGCGCCACCCAGGTCATCGGCTACAACGGCTATCCCTCGGCCCGTATCAGCGGCAACGCGGCTCCCGGCCACTCGAGTGGTGAGGCCCTCCAGGAAATGGAGCGCCTGGCGAGCCAGCTGCCGCGGGGGTTCGGCTTCGACTGGAGCGGTCAATCCCTTCAGGAACTCCAGTCGGGCTCGC includes these proteins:
- a CDS encoding efflux RND transporter permease subunit, translating into MPRFFIDRPIFAWVIALFIIMAGVLAIPNLPVAQYPSVAPPQITIATFYPGASPEDLYQSVTRIIEEELNGTKSLLYFESSSDATGAVSITATFAPGTDPALAAVDLQNRVKRVEPRLPLAVSQQGLQIEEAGSGFLLMVTLRSTDGSFDEIGLGDYLSRNVLNELRRIPGVGRAQLFSFERAMRIWVDPNKLQGLGLSSQDVTNAIRSQNAQVAAGSLGSQPGPVTQQVTATVLVKGQLTSPEEFGAIVLRANADGSSVRLRDVARVELGGQSYAISSRLNGQPSAAIGVQLSPTGNALATSTAIRAKMEELSRFFPKGVEYDIPYDTAPFVGVSIKKVLVTLVEAVLLVFLVMFLFLQNIRYTIIPTIIVPIALLGTCAVMFAMGFSINVLTMFAMVLAIGILVDDAIVVIENVERIMSEEGLSPHEATQKAMQQITGAVIGITLVLSAVFVPMAFFPGSVGVIYKQFSLTMVVSILFSALLALSLTPALCATFLKPVAKGHSHARTGFFGWFNRGFERTSLAYRGLVGRTLHRAGRFMLVYVAVFAALGWLFVQLPSSFIPSEDQGFIILGVQAPPEATVNRTLDVVVQMEKSLLAEPGVDRVVAILGFSFFGQGQNAALSFATLKPWEQRGAEDSAEAIAGRMNGALSAVRDAFVFALSPPPIEGLGTSGGFSFRLEDRGGMGQEALAAARDQLLAAAAQSPVLSGVMFEGLANAPQVELRIDREKASALGLTFGDINETLSTNLGSAYSNDFPNSGRMQRVIVQAEGSRRMQPEDLLALNVRNRQGTSVPLSAFATVDWRVGATQVIGYNGYPSARISGNAAPGHSSGEALQEMERLASQLPRGFGFDWSGQSLQELQSGSQAPFLIGLSMLFVFLCLAALYESWSIPVAVMLVVPLGVLGSVLAVMLRGLSNDVYFKVGLITIIGLSAKNAILIIEFAKDLRAQGRSITDAALEAAQLRFRPILMTSLAFTLGVVPLALANGPGAASQRAIGTGVLGGMLSATVLAVLFVPIFYVFIMRLLNRRAVEIETLRLPDATD
- a CDS encoding VTC domain-containing protein; its protein translation is MSPPLPSPPLASQQDHERRFLPSRAALDDFMRATRPWTQPCVYDARLPFAFTRTTYFDTEDLRFLDSCRHGHTQRLRLREYAGSASLSEPPVLTGTRFLEMKTNTGQRRTKVRLPVSPREAVALLAGGSLDEDSAAARLLCDSPHGPVRPWVTAWYRRGTYANADASVRFTVDEDLVFAFPPRPTGPGAPAMPERLIRHAPAILLEVKWRANSPPWLRDCLRNLEVFETQDSKFEQGMRWRLDAEMDLP
- a CDS encoding RCC1 repeat-containing protein produces the protein MRISAPWWMSRLLAVWLGVLLGGGCGQPGGISEEPEVRDSSLLGSWARARVAAGMHHSLVVRLDGTVWAAGDNSDGQLGDGTTVSRHVPVRVHGLRGVAAVAAGTDHSLALRHDGTVWAWGGNALGQLGDGSSDSHSEPVRVRGLSGVVAVSAGEGHSLALHRDGTVWAWGDNALGQLGDGTSDSHSEPVRVPGLSGVVAVSAGDNHSLALRSDGSVWAWGDNNSDQLGGAPGAQSYSVPWRLEDLSEVVAVAAGGNHSLAVRADGTVWAWGDNFAGQLGDGNILTTRWLPKQVQGLSGVVAASAGWAHSMVALSDGSVWAWGNNTSGQLGNGISVGYGALPEQVQGLRGVMAVAAGGLYSLALRSDGTLWAWGSNDHGQRGDGSTVYLSSSVRVRWLSGVVAMAAGSAHSLAVRSDGTLWAWGANYYGQLGDGTRKDHDTPKRVQGLSRVVAVAAGDGHSIALCADGTVWTWGYNHDGQLAHGSTNDSPVPLHVRELSGVVAVAAGALHSLAVLSDGSVWAWGYNRQGQLGDGSLSSSAEPVRVQGLSGVAAVSAGLNHSLARGTDGGVWAWGGNSFGQLGEGTTSNALVPVRVRGLSGVETISAGFNHSLARASDGGLWAWGGNYTGQLGDGTTSNSSVPVRVQGLSGVAAVFAGLNHSLAVRTDGSVWAWGINSFGQLGEGTTNTSFAPVRVQGLSGMETVAAGSLHSLSVGSDGSMWSWGNNHHGQLGHGLPGRSPTPVRSLLY
- a CDS encoding SGNH/GDSL hydrolase family protein, with product MNKNHFPSWFRQFAKTTLVMACAVHSGQAVGHEKAAVIDGWVGTWAASPQASGDTFNAQTLRQIVRTSIGGSVVRVEVSNQFGSQPLRIANVRIALRGNGSSIVSGTDRAITFGGSTQITLPVGTRLTSDPIQFQVPAFGDVAISMYLPGATGPATAHQTGQQTNYIAPGDVGSSVNLSSVGTTGSYYFLTNLDVQNPQALGSVVTLGASITDGVGSNFNGNDRWPNVLAKRLLQQGIQVGVLNQGISGNRSLADGAGLSAEHRFDSDVLAQPGVRWVIYSDDPINDLMASPQPTATQLIDVLKRLIAKAHQNQIKFFCSTLTPYEGTTGWTSSQEQARQQFNGFVRSAASGCDAVIDQDTATHDPAKPTWFLPAFDTGDHLHPNVAGLAAIAHAVDLGLFTAPPSTPLPPVQPPSECGALSPGQGLTRGQSLVSCDGRFSLTLQNDGNLVLYHGSTPLFATGTVGSTAAEVLFQQDGNLVEYDSAGQVLWQTRTAGQGGAMFYLQNDGNLVIYDSAGSPLWASNTVTPMAP
- a CDS encoding efflux RND transporter periplasmic adaptor subunit, whose protein sequence is MHFDRNRTSFLSTLALLSALGAGACKSPEAPPPAAPPAVEVGTITVRPSTIPVLDELPGRIAPTRVAEVRPRVSGIIVERVFRQGGSVKAGDVLFKIDSSLFEVERASARAVLVKAEATAAEARQQGERGEKLMASGVITQEQHEALRAALQRAEADVAVARAAVRRAEINLDYTTIRAPISGRIGRALVTEGALVSQGDPTALAVIQQLDPIYADFTQPAMELHRLRQAFKDGRIQGVTPEQANVRLVLDDGSLYSTPGKLLFSDVTVDPGSGQLTLRGEFPNPDAELLPGMYVRGQVEQGSLSEALAVPQQAIQRDNAGKSQVFVVASNGTAEVRPVRTSRVYQNHAVIQQGLKAGDQVIVEGFQKIAAGAPVKPVAWTAPGTDVTPSQTR
- a CDS encoding CotH kinase family protein; its protein translation is MHRSPRLGALATVVVAFTSACGGGSETIEGWSEESHGKNAAPAYAVVFPQEQVKRFDLIIAPTDWQTMQDDMTAMAGEFGAGGGMGPGGGGGGPGGGSPGGAIPAELTEPCVDKAAGDACTATFQGNTFTSTCAQGPGGAQLLCRPRSGGGGAPPGGGGGDILPNTPVYVPATFKFEGKTWPYIGVRMKGNSSLSQTWRSGVSKLPLRLSFDKFEDEHPETQDQRFYGFKTLSLGNGAADASLMRDKIASDLFRESGVPAPRTAFVALYVDHGEGSQYWGLYTLDEDIDNNSLLDGYFGEHKGALYEADGTGARWGTFDEASFDIQANEEIGWTPVQEAINALHSDRSDAAAWRARLEQKLNVQGFLKWLAVNTVVQNWDAYGAMSHNYYLYAHSQENGRLHWITWDHDRSMGESMGRSTSLTYDTTDATWPLIRYLLDDPTYKADYTKYALEAANGVMAPESFQARLRAAHELITPWVVGENAEQPGYTFLSSPQAFIDAFSGTNGLLSFAARRQGEVQTALGANP